Within the Candidatus Hydrogenedentota bacterium genome, the region GACGAACTCCCGCGCGTGCTGCTGGTGGGCGACTCCATCGTGCGGGGGTACTATGACGGCGTGGAGAAGGCGCTGGCGGGAAAGGCCGCCTGCGCGCGCTACACGACCTCGAAGTTTCTCGGCAATCCGGACTACGCCGGGGAGCTGGGCCTGATCCTGGACCGCCACCGCTACGATGTCATCCACATCAACAACGGCCTCCACGGCTGGGACTGCACGGAGGAGGAGTACCGCAAGGGCCTGGAGGCGCTCGTCGCCCTGCTCCGGGAGAAGGCCCCCGGCGCGAAGGTGGTCTGGGGCATGACCACCCCCGTGCGCGTCGCGGGCGACCTGGCGAAACTGGACGCGGACAAGAACGCCCGCGCCGCCGCGCGCAACCAAATCGCCGCCGGGATCATGGAAAAGAACGGGATTCCCGTCACGGATTTGTACGCCGCCCTGGCCGACCGCCCCGACCTCTTCGCCGACGACGGCGTCCACCACAACGCCAAAGGCCGCGAACTCCTCGCGGGGATGGTCGCCGACGCCGTCGGGAGGTGCCTGCCGAAGGAGTAGGCGGACGGGTTTTTAACGCAAAGGCGCAAAGGCCCAAAGACGCAAAGAAAAAGTGGTGTGGAGTGGAGGCCGCGAATGGCAAACGGCGTTGAGTTTGCGGGGTTTCTGATTCTCGCTTTTCTTGGAGTGCTTCCCCTGGTGCCGGTGGTCTTCTTTGCGCAACGGGCGACGCTGAAGAAGGACCGTTCCGCCTTGCGGCCTCTGGCCGTTTTTTCCGTTGCCGCGCTGGTGGTGTACGCCGTGGTGTTTGCGGACGGGTTTCTGCTGGAGCCCAACTGGCCCCGGGTGGTTCACCTCGAGGTGACGGGCGCGGTCTCCAAACCCCTGACCATTCTGCAGCTTTCCGATCTGCATCTGGAGAAGGACACGCCGGCGCGTGAGGCCTGGCTGGCGGACCGGTTGAAGGAGCTGCATCCCGATCTGATCCTGCTCACGGGGGACATCCATCAGATGGAGAATCTGGACGTGGAGATACTGCGCGCGAAACTTGGCGGGATCACCGCGCCCCTGGGGGTGTTCGCCTGCTCGGGGTATGACCATGTGCGGGCGATCCAAGAGGCCGCGCCGGGCATCCAGTGGCTGGAGAACGAAGCCGTCGTGCTGCGCCGCGGCGAGGAGGTCATCGGGCTGGCCGGGCTGAACGCTTTTGGGAACCGCACCCCGGTGTACGCCGCGCTCGGGGAGGCCACTTTCCGCATCGCCATGCACCACACGCCGGGCCTCGCGGACGAGGCGGCGGCGGCGGGGATGCATCTCTATCTCTGCGGCCACACCCACGGGGGGCAGGTGCGCATTCCCCTCTGGGGCGCGG harbors:
- a CDS encoding SGNH/GDSL hydrolase family protein, whose product is MSKRFAVAVVAAAVLAALPLGAAEPAPKLERIEWSDIWITDADRDELPRVLLVGDSIVRGYYDGVEKALAGKAACARYTTSKFLGNPDYAGELGLILDRHRYDVIHINNGLHGWDCTEEEYRKGLEALVALLREKAPGAKVVWGMTTPVRVAGDLAKLDADKNARAAARNQIAAGIMEKNGIPVTDLYAALADRPDLFADDGVHHNAKGRELLAGMVADAVGRCLPKE